The sequence GGTCGATATGTCGGCGGTGAGACTGTCCCAATGGGACGTCAGCGCCAGCGTGAGGCTCTCGAGCGTGGCGCGGAACTCCGAGAAGTCGAGGTTTTCGAGCTCCAGCGTGTCGCTCAGGATGACCTCTCCGTCCTCGAGGCCGTACGCCCCGTGGATGAGGTCCACCGCGTTCAGCTCCAGGAGCCTCCGGTAGAGCGCAAGCTGGTCCTCATCGTCGATCGGGAGGTCGCGGATGTCCGCGCGACACACGAGAACGGGCGGCTGGTAGTTCACCAGAATCCTCGGCTGCCGCTCCGCGCTCGCTCCGTTGGGGTGGACGATCCACAGTCCCTCGTCGAGTTCCTGATAGTCCGCTTCGGTGCGGATGAGGAAGCTCTCTATGTCTTCTCTGTTCAGCATCAGCTCGGTCCCCGCAGTCGTGAATCGGGTCGCCCTTCCGGGCGAGACTCATCCGATGGCGCCCCGCCCGCGAGTCCGCCGCCCTCGAGGAGGCGGGTCATGAAGCGCTGCTCCTCCGTCAACTGGTCCACCTGGCTCGCCAGCAGCGAGACATGTTCGCGCAGACGCTCGATCTCGTCGTCCCGGCCGGGTTCCACCGGCGTGGGCGAGGGGCGGGCCGCGAACCACTTCTGGGCCACTTCCCCGAACGTGACGAGCGCCACGATGATGATGATGAAGACGAAGACGCTCATCGCCGTCCTTGCCGCAACTGGTACCACCCGGAACCGGCCACCATCGGCGAACCGAACCTACGAGGCCGCCCGTACCGGAGTTTCCCGCGGGCGGCCGCGCGAACGGCCGGCGGCGGGCCATGATAACG comes from Candidatus Palauibacter soopunensis and encodes:
- a CDS encoding CesT family type III secretion system chaperone; this encodes MLNREDIESFLIRTEADYQELDEGLWIVHPNGASAERQPRILVNYQPPVLVCRADIRDLPIDDEDQLALYRRLLELNAVDLIHGAYGLEDGEVILSDTLELENLDFSEFRATLESLTLALTSHWDSLTADISTD